The window GGGCCCGAGCTGCGGCTCGTGGAGCGGCCGGCCCCCCTCGGGGAGGCCGTGGCGGACGAGGACGACGCCGGGGCGGCCCAGCTGCTGGAGGTCGTGGGCCGGCTCGTGGACCGGGCACAAGAGGCGGGCGAGCTGCGTCCGGACGTGACGGTGTCGGACGTACTGCTGGTGATAGCCACGGCGGCGCCCTCGCTGCCCGACGCGGCTCAGCAGGCGGCGGCTTCGGCGCGACTGCTGGACATCCTGCTGGAGGGGCTGCGGTCCCGTCCGGCCTGAGCCGAGAGTGCTTCCGGCCGGGAGCGGGTGCGGCGTGAGCCGCGGTTGCTTCCGGCCGGGTGCGCGGGCTCCTGGGCGGGGCAAGTACCCCCGGACGCATGTGCGTCGGCGAGGACCGGCCGGGTGCGCGTCGGTGATGGCGGACCGGGTGCGCGGCGCCGAGGACCGGCTGTGCCGTCCCGGCGTCCCTGGCGAGGCACGGGTCCTGTCGTCAACCGGCTTCCCGGCGAGGGCGGTTGAAGCTTCCCCGTTCGGGTGAACGATAGTTCTCCAATTCGGCAAACTCCCTCGGACGAGTGGTTGCGCCGTTCCTCCGGGTAACAGCGATGGGTCCGTGTGTCACTCTTTCCCGGTGTTCGGGTCCGAGTGTGCAGGCGGGGGCTTTCCGCAATGAGCGTTGACGGTCGGGACGAGTCACCCGGTGCCGGGGGCACGGAGACCGGGGGCACGGAGACCGGCGGTCTTCCGTCGCCGCAGGTGCCGGGCCAGGGAGGGTCCGCGTGGGACGTTCCGGCCGCGGCCCCGGAGGCCGTACCGGCCGGCGGCACCGAACCGGAAGCCAGCGTTCCGCCGCAGCGCGAGCGGTATGACCGGCGTGAGTGGCGCGACAGCGGTGTGCTGCCTCCCCCGGTCGAACTGCCGCCCGCCGACGCCGACTTGATCGCCTGGATGCGCGCGGGCGACGACACCGCCTACGAGGAGCTGTACCGGCGCCACGCGGACGCCGTCCGCAGGTACGCCCGCACCTGCTGCCGGGACGCCCACACCGCGGACGACCTCACGGCCGAGGTCTTCGCCCGCATGCTCCAGGCCGTACGCGGCGGCAGCGGCCCCGAGCACTCCGTACGCGCCTATCTGCTGACGACCGTCCGGCGCGTCGCGGCGGGCTGGACGAAGTCGGCGCGGCGGGAGCACCTGGTCGACGACTTCGCCGTGTTCGCGGCACAGGCCGCGCGCGGCGCCGAGATGTCGGACGACACCGCGTCCGGCTCCTTCGGAGCGGGCCTCGACCTGGGCGCGGACGTACGGGCGATGCACGAGGCCGAACAGTCGATGGCCATGCAGGCGTTCCGGTCGCTTCCGGAGCGCTGGCAGGCCGTGCTGTGGCACACCGAGGTCGAGGACGAGTCGCCCAGCGAGGTCGCCACGCTCTTCGGGCTCGACGCCAACGGCACGCGCGTACTGGCCAGTCGGGCCCGTGAGGGCCTCAAGCAGGCCTATCTGCAGGCGCATGTGAGCGCCACGCTCACCACGGACGAGGAGTGCGCGCGCTATGCCGACCGGCTCGGCGCGTACGCGCGCGGCGGGCTGCGCACGCGTGCCGAGCGCGGGCTGCGCAAGCACCTGGAGGAGTGCGCCAAGTGCCGGCTCGCCGCCGGTCAGATCAAGGAGGTCGCCAGCGGGATTCCCGCCGTGGTGCCGGTCGCGGTCATCGGCTGGTTCGGTGCCGCCGGTTACGCGAAGGCGGCCGCCCTCATCGCCGGCGGGGCCGGTGCGGGTGCGGCAGGCGCCGCGGGGGCCGCGTCCGCGGTGGGCGGCGGCTCCGGTGGCGCGGGGGCCGGTGGCGGGGCAGCGGCGGAAGGGCTCGGGGCGCCCGCGAAGGCCGGCATCGCGGCCGGTGTCGTCGCGGTGGCCGCGGCGGCGGTGGCGCTCGCGCTGGTGGGCGACGACGCACCGGCGAAGAAGCCCGAAGCCGTGCCGCGCCCGCCCGCTCCGGTCGTCGAGCCGCGCGTACCGTCGCCGTCACCGGACCCGCCCGAGGCGGGGCCCGTGCCGGTCGTACCGGCGGTCGCGCCGTCGCTGAAGCCGACCCCGAAGCCGCCCCGTACGCCCGAGCCGCCGGCCGAACCCGCCCCCGAGCCGAAGCCGACACCCACGCCGGTACCCACCCCCACCCCCAGGCCGACGCCGACGCCCGCGCCGCCTCCTTCCCCGCCGCCACCCGCCCCGGCCGTCTTCCAGTGGAACGAGCTGAAGTACGGCGTCATCGGGGACGGCACCCGGCCCGAGATGCGGCTCGGCGAGAGCAGCTGGGTCTGGCAGCGGTACGGCATGTCCATCGGCGACAAGCGGTACGCGAACGGTGTCACCGTGCACGGCGCGTCCTCGGTCACCATCGATCTCAACCGCACGTGCTCCTCGTACGACGCGATGGTCGGTGTGGACGACATGGTCATGGGGCTCGGCCAGGTGCGCTTCTCCGTGTTCGCCGACGGCGCCCGGATGTGGCAGTCGGGGCTGGTGCGGGGAGGCCATGCCGCGGTGCCCGTGCACGTGGACCTGACGGGCAGGAAGACGATCCGTCTGGTCGTCGAGCCGCACTCCGCCTTCGACTCGGCGTCCCTGGCGGACTGGGCCGACTCACGGTTCCGGTGCCAGTGACGCAATCCCCCGGAGGACGGGGTACGGCCGGGGCGGGTCAGGGCCTCGCGGTGGCCGGGGCCTCGGCCGATGCCTCGGCCAGTTCCCTACGGACGTCGTCCGGGGTGAGCGTGGCGCCGGTGGCGCGCTCGGTCTCGTAGGCGGCGCGGCCGAGCCCGGCCAGGGCCGTGGCCTCGACCCGTTCGAGTACCTCGCACTCGGGCATCGGGCGCGGGTGACCACCCCGCCATCGGGAGGCGGCCGCGAGAACACGGACCACGCGCGCGTGGTCGCCGATACCGGACAGGACTCCCGCCGACCGCTCGGCCAACGCCGCGAGGACCGCCTCCGCGCACCGCTCCGACGCGGCTTCGCGCAGGGCGACGGCCAGTCCGCGCAGCCCCGGCCCGGGGCCCGACTCCGTCGCCGTGAGGAGGGCGTCGATGCCGTTCAGTGCGGCGATGAACTGGGGCGGCGGCGTGCCCCGGCGGGTCTCCGCGCGGGCTGCCTCGCACAGCTCGCGTGCCCGGGTGAGGTCCCGGTCGTCGATGGCCATCTGGGACCGCATGAGAAGGACGAACGCCCGCGAGTCCGGCACCGCGTAGCGGTCGGCCGCGGCCGTCGCCTCGTCCAGGGCGGTGAGGGCGCCGGCCCGGTCGCCCTCGCGGTAGGCGATCTCACCGAGCCGGGCGATCAGGAACGGCGACTCCGCGTACGCCCCCACCTCGTGGGCGAGCCGCAGCGCCTCCTCGTACTGCCCCTTGGCCTCCTGGAGCCGTCCACGCACCATGGCCGCCTCGCCGCCCGCGCTGCACACCTGGGCGCGCATCCAGCGGTCACCCACGCGCCGGGAGACCGTCCCCAGCTCCGCGAGGTACTCGTCGATGCCCTCCATGCCGCCGGGCGTGTCGACGGCCACGTGCACACGGAACAGCAGGGCGGCGCCGATCTCCCAGTCGCCGCCGTACACACGGCAGTTGGCCAGCGAGATCTCCATGGACCGGCGCACGTCGTCGCTGCCGATCAAGAACCCGATCAGCGGCCAGATGATGCCGGGGAAACTCGCCGCGTCCGGGCCGCCGCGCGCCAGTCTGTTCCGCAGGCGCGTGACGTACTCCACGGTCCGCTCGTCCATCGGCGG of the Streptomyces aurantiacus genome contains:
- a CDS encoding sigma-70 family RNA polymerase sigma factor, which translates into the protein MSVDGRDESPGAGGTETGGTETGGLPSPQVPGQGGSAWDVPAAAPEAVPAGGTEPEASVPPQRERYDRREWRDSGVLPPPVELPPADADLIAWMRAGDDTAYEELYRRHADAVRRYARTCCRDAHTADDLTAEVFARMLQAVRGGSGPEHSVRAYLLTTVRRVAAGWTKSARREHLVDDFAVFAAQAARGAEMSDDTASGSFGAGLDLGADVRAMHEAEQSMAMQAFRSLPERWQAVLWHTEVEDESPSEVATLFGLDANGTRVLASRAREGLKQAYLQAHVSATLTTDEECARYADRLGAYARGGLRTRAERGLRKHLEECAKCRLAAGQIKEVASGIPAVVPVAVIGWFGAAGYAKAAALIAGGAGAGAAGAAGAASAVGGGSGGAGAGGGAAAEGLGAPAKAGIAAGVVAVAAAAVALALVGDDAPAKKPEAVPRPPAPVVEPRVPSPSPDPPEAGPVPVVPAVAPSLKPTPKPPRTPEPPAEPAPEPKPTPTPVPTPTPRPTPTPAPPPSPPPPAPAVFQWNELKYGVIGDGTRPEMRLGESSWVWQRYGMSIGDKRYANGVTVHGASSVTIDLNRTCSSYDAMVGVDDMVMGLGQVRFSVFADGARMWQSGLVRGGHAAVPVHVDLTGRKTIRLVVEPHSAFDSASLADWADSRFRCQ